AGGTTTATCCTTTTCTTTATCCAAAGAAATACTTACAAAATGAATAGGTGCTCCTCGAAATTGTTTTTCCAATTCTTTCATAAAAGGAATTTGCACTTTACAAGGTCCACACCAAGTTGCCCAAATATCAATGTAGACATATTTCCCTTTAAAATCAGATAAATCAAATCGTTTTCCATTGATGTCTGCTAACGAAAAGTCAGGCGCTTTAACCAATTCTTTTGGTATTTCAGTTTCTGGTGATTCATTTGTTGCAACAGAATCAATTTGTTCTATTTCAGTCGATTCTTCAACTTTTTGTTCTGATTTGTTACAACTAAAAAATGTAAAAATCATTGATAGTATTAGCAGTTTTGTTTTCATTTGTCGATTTCAACTAATTTATAAAATCTACTTGGTAAAGCAGTTTAACTGCCAAAAATAAACATTTAAACGTTATCAATTTCATAAAATACCTCAATTCACTTGACAAAGGGGTACCCGAGGTTGTATATTTGTAAAAAATTGTACAATTATGAAAATGAAAACCTCCGATTTCGATTTTACTTTACCTGAAGAACTTTTAGCAGATCGTCCTTCTGAAAACAGAGATGAAGCTCGTCTAATGGTTGTTCACCGTGATACCGGAGAAATTGAACATAGACAATTTAAAGATCTAATTGATTATTTCGATGAAGGAGATGTGATGATTCGTAATAACACCAAAGTTTTTCCAGCTCGTTTAATGGGTAATAAAGAAAAAACAGGTGCACAAATCGAAGTTTTCTTATTAAGAGAATTAGATGCAGAAACTCGTTTATGGGATGTTTTAGTAGATCCAGCACGTAAAATTCGTATCGGAAATAAATTGTTTTTTGATAATGATGATACATTAGTTGCAGAGGTAGTAGACAACACAACTTCTCGTGGACGTACTTTACGTTTTTTGTTTGATGGATCTTACGAAGAATTTCGTGCAAAATTGAAAGAATTAGGAGAGACTCCTCTTCCAAAATATATTTTACGCGACGTTGAGCCAGAAGATGCAGAACGTTACCAAACTATTTATGCAAAACACGAAGGGGCAGTTGCTGCACCTACAGCTGGTTTACACTTTTCTAAACACTTATTAAAACGTTTAGAAATCAAAGGTGTTGATTTTGCTGAATTAACATTACATATTGGTTTAGGAACTTTTCAGGCTGTAGAGGTTGAAGATTTATCTAAACATAAAATGGAATCTGAGCAAGTAATTATTCCTCAAGAAACAGCAGATTTAGTAAATCGTGCAATAGATGAGAAGAAAAAAGTTTGTGCCATAGGTACAACTTCTATGCGTTCTATCGAATCTTCAGTTTCTGCTGATGGTCATTTAAATGCTTTTGATGGATGGACGAATAAATTTATTCACCCACCTTACGATTTCTCTATTGCAAATTGTATGATTACAAACTTCCACACACCAAAATCAACATTAATTATGATGATTTCTGCGTTTGCTGGACACGACTTAACAATGAAAGCGTATAGCGAAGCAGTAAAAGAAGGATATAAATTCTACTCTTACGGAGATGCAATGTTAATCTTATAAGACAAGTTTGAATACAACAAAAAAAGATATACGAAAGCTTTCACAAGCTGAGATTGAAGACTATTTC
This portion of the Empedobacter stercoris genome encodes:
- a CDS encoding TlpA family protein disulfide reductase — encoded protein: MKTKLLILSMIFTFFSCNKSEQKVEESTEIEQIDSVATNESPETEIPKELVKAPDFSLADINGKRFDLSDFKGKYVYIDIWATWCGPCKVQIPFMKELEKQFRGAPIHFVSISLDKEKDKPIWEKMVRENQMSGVQLFAGRENNFGYDYQIQYIPTFLILDKEGNIMIDSAPAPMDYQTGEINQQLVDIFKMMN
- the queA gene encoding tRNA preQ1(34) S-adenosylmethionine ribosyltransferase-isomerase QueA, yielding MKTSDFDFTLPEELLADRPSENRDEARLMVVHRDTGEIEHRQFKDLIDYFDEGDVMIRNNTKVFPARLMGNKEKTGAQIEVFLLRELDAETRLWDVLVDPARKIRIGNKLFFDNDDTLVAEVVDNTTSRGRTLRFLFDGSYEEFRAKLKELGETPLPKYILRDVEPEDAERYQTIYAKHEGAVAAPTAGLHFSKHLLKRLEIKGVDFAELTLHIGLGTFQAVEVEDLSKHKMESEQVIIPQETADLVNRAIDEKKKVCAIGTTSMRSIESSVSADGHLNAFDGWTNKFIHPPYDFSIANCMITNFHTPKSTLIMMISAFAGHDLTMKAYSEAVKEGYKFYSYGDAMLIL